One region of Candidatus Thorarchaeota archaeon genomic DNA includes:
- a CDS encoding glycosyltransferase family 4 protein: protein MTGLQPTSVLLITPLFPPMMGGAETVVLNQAKQLARQHIRVTVLTARIPSTIDKELVEGVLVRRPPRIAVGSLSGVTFHLTTFASFLAHILLNTRIHYDVVHCHMIHYPVLAGIILKLLRPKTVLVATSHGSDLNTCTKPALFRGIVRGLLRWIDHLIVVSDDLLRIAGQLGVPSQKRTRIPNGVSAQFFSVQSERNVQYDVLFFGGIKHQKGLQDLIAAAAILRDGGNPIRVAIAGRGPELGRLMKMASEYRLTTVEFLNAVSQDEIRRLLTVSQVVVFPSVSEGMPCALLEAMAAGKPVVATAVGGIRDVISHNSDGMIVPPNNPRKLAEAILELLHDSQLRDKLSSGARNKAAMHYRWECLVNPLLQVYSKARD from the coding sequence ATGACAGGACTTCAGCCAACCTCGGTACTTCTGATTACACCCCTGTTTCCTCCCATGATGGGGGGCGCTGAAACAGTTGTTCTGAATCAAGCAAAGCAACTTGCACGACAACACATCAGAGTGACTGTTCTGACTGCTCGGATTCCATCTACGATTGACAAGGAACTGGTTGAAGGAGTACTTGTACGGAGACCGCCAAGAATCGCAGTGGGCAGTCTCAGTGGCGTTACATTCCATCTGACCACATTCGCCTCGTTCCTCGCTCACATTCTCTTGAACACGCGCATCCACTATGATGTCGTGCATTGTCATATGATTCACTATCCAGTGCTAGCAGGCATCATCCTCAAACTGCTAAGACCAAAGACCGTACTCGTCGCCACCAGTCATGGCTCCGACTTGAACACATGCACGAAGCCTGCTCTGTTTAGGGGGATAGTGCGGGGACTGCTCCGATGGATTGACCACCTGATTGTAGTCAGCGACGACCTGCTGAGGATAGCAGGACAACTCGGGGTCCCGTCCCAGAAACGGACAAGGATACCCAATGGGGTGTCTGCACAGTTCTTCAGTGTTCAGTCTGAGAGAAATGTGCAGTATGATGTGTTGTTCTTCGGTGGCATAAAGCATCAGAAGGGACTCCAAGACCTCATTGCTGCGGCAGCGATCCTTCGTGACGGTGGCAATCCAATACGAGTTGCAATCGCCGGCAGGGGTCCCGAACTTGGACGACTCATGAAGATGGCATCTGAGTATCGACTGACCACCGTCGAATTCCTGAATGCGGTGAGTCAAGATGAAATCAGACGACTCTTGACAGTCTCACAGGTTGTCGTCTTCCCCTCAGTATCGGAAGGTATGCCCTGCGCGCTTCTTGAAGCGATGGCAGCAGGAAAGCCAGTGGTGGCCACTGCTGTCGGAGGAATACGAGACGTGATTAGTCACAACTCCGATGGCATGATTGTACCTCCAAACAACCCTAGGAAACTTGCCGAGGCGATACTAGAACTGCTCCACGATTCACAGCTTCGAGATAAACTCTCAAGCGGTGCAAGAAACAAGGCCGCCATGCATTATCGCTGGGAATGCCTAGTGAATCCACTACTACAAGTGTACTCGAAGGCAAGAGATTAG
- a CDS encoding GNAT family N-acetyltransferase: protein MTHGVDPATQSEGTPSHTAVMVRGVMLLTAGNIMSMVLSVLTAVVLSFLILPSSLGIASVVLAFSALFMQVSDFGVSTAAVSLSRKQLQLGLPDSQMLGSYILLKMSLGFIWTLVSIVAATVLIMSCSFCYSTVLLIACLAVFGNAAATMTNTVAYSHSRFDVVLVNEIVRKIVVLAFLLILGQPLQAVGYVGGIAASGFAGCWLSLSYLHKSTRAPYSAGFSLAVFRSNAGKMVRFGFPIFLSSLLEYGHSTVPILFLVVFTSETELGLFGFAQTLMGFILMMTVSVANTLLPVLSSISSPVQFSTLLSRSNRLVLTFSTPAALLVAFQGPLIMSVFGPQYAASASILYGFVLQTAFFPIFHNLNSAIAAWGRPRIATIRSLMVLVVNVVACYLLVPHLGGLGAALASSVSLVTGIWIGGYLLNQENQLFDTSYGAAGRAGVALLPGLAVLFILERNHCPIPVVGLAFLTVVVTYPLVAGRLRLIGHRDLDIIDEMLRKKWPGRVLRRLIAAYRRFLPTDWRSDSVRFRVDRSVLNRIISIAANGRPYGEQFFVADSKDGWKHVYMGGSVVENPAAVRSGEWWVVRGSEIPSIICGRLGSSCQYVGVLFSLVSTKLIRVYSLGLASTSSFRWVVGTHLKRSTEWTHPLPTADSASVVHLSSVPVIAAPVVYVIPSCLWHGFLLLLDVLHGVKGLGKVFHSSATTPKQDVVLRCKTARCPTAMESFADTASSITDTVKRLEEARRLVIVCEAWMKGVRIGTAKAGYDTLTNEWWVHDVYVRKRYRRMGVGRRLVQLVLARLHTNCLKRVFISVNVNNTAAYTLYRSLGFSRDTECQQLEWCLNLESGMTPIDKSVRRIVMKLNL, encoded by the coding sequence TTGACTCACGGGGTCGACCCGGCAACGCAGTCTGAAGGCACACCATCCCACACGGCAGTGATGGTTAGGGGTGTAATGCTCCTGACCGCAGGGAACATCATGAGCATGGTCCTGTCAGTACTTACAGCAGTTGTTCTGTCCTTTCTGATACTGCCGTCGTCATTGGGCATTGCATCTGTCGTCCTTGCCTTCTCAGCCCTTTTCATGCAGGTTTCGGACTTTGGGGTCTCGACAGCAGCAGTCAGCCTGAGCAGAAAGCAGTTGCAGCTGGGGCTGCCGGATTCCCAGATGCTGGGTAGCTATATCCTGCTGAAGATGTCATTGGGGTTCATCTGGACACTGGTGTCGATAGTTGCAGCCACCGTGCTCATCATGTCATGCTCCTTCTGCTACTCGACTGTATTGCTAATTGCCTGCCTTGCAGTATTCGGCAATGCAGCAGCGACAATGACGAACACCGTAGCATATTCACACTCACGATTTGATGTTGTACTTGTGAACGAGATTGTCCGGAAGATAGTCGTGCTAGCGTTCCTCTTGATACTGGGCCAACCGCTACAAGCCGTAGGTTATGTCGGAGGAATCGCTGCTTCTGGTTTCGCTGGCTGCTGGTTGTCTCTGTCATACTTGCATAAATCTACAAGAGCCCCTTATTCGGCTGGCTTCTCCCTCGCAGTCTTCAGAAGCAACGCAGGAAAGATGGTTCGGTTTGGATTTCCAATCTTTCTGTCGTCGCTTCTGGAGTACGGTCATTCAACAGTCCCCATATTATTCCTTGTAGTTTTCACTTCTGAAACAGAACTAGGACTGTTTGGATTCGCTCAGACGTTGATGGGCTTCATTCTCATGATGACAGTCAGTGTCGCAAATACCTTATTGCCAGTTCTCTCCTCAATTTCGAGTCCAGTCCAGTTCAGTACTTTGCTATCCAGATCAAATCGCCTAGTCTTGACCTTCAGCACTCCGGCCGCACTCCTAGTCGCTTTCCAAGGCCCCCTGATCATGTCGGTATTTGGTCCCCAGTATGCTGCCAGTGCCTCGATACTCTATGGGTTCGTTCTTCAGACTGCATTCTTTCCCATATTCCACAATCTCAACTCTGCCATTGCAGCTTGGGGAAGGCCACGAATAGCCACCATTAGGTCGTTGATGGTGCTCGTAGTCAACGTAGTGGCGTGCTATCTTCTGGTACCACATCTGGGCGGTCTTGGTGCCGCCCTTGCATCATCAGTATCACTTGTTACTGGAATCTGGATTGGCGGGTACTTGCTCAATCAGGAGAACCAGCTGTTTGATACTTCATATGGCGCAGCTGGGAGGGCCGGGGTAGCACTGCTACCAGGACTTGCAGTCTTGTTCATCTTGGAACGCAATCACTGCCCAATTCCCGTTGTTGGACTGGCCTTCTTGACGGTAGTGGTCACCTATCCCCTAGTTGCGGGAAGGCTCCGACTTATCGGGCATCGTGACTTGGACATAATCGACGAGATGCTTCGCAAGAAATGGCCCGGAAGAGTGTTGCGGCGTCTGATAGCCGCATACCGTAGATTTCTGCCAACGGATTGGCGATCGGACTCAGTACGGTTCCGTGTCGACCGCAGTGTTCTGAACCGCATCATCTCAATTGCTGCAAATGGCAGACCATACGGCGAGCAGTTCTTCGTGGCTGATTCCAAAGATGGCTGGAAACATGTCTACATGGGCGGTTCTGTTGTCGAGAATCCGGCCGCAGTTCGCTCTGGCGAGTGGTGGGTAGTCCGAGGGTCTGAGATTCCGAGTATCATATGTGGGCGCTTGGGTTCATCATGTCAGTACGTAGGCGTTCTGTTTTCCTTGGTCAGCACAAAACTCATCAGAGTCTACTCTCTTGGTCTAGCATCTACTAGTAGCTTCAGATGGGTTGTAGGGACCCACCTGAAGAGAAGTACCGAGTGGACGCATCCTCTTCCAACAGCTGACTCGGCGTCTGTTGTCCATCTGAGTTCAGTTCCTGTCATTGCTGCTCCAGTTGTCTATGTCATTCCTAGTTGCTTGTGGCACGGCTTCCTCCTCTTGCTTGATGTCCTGCACGGAGTGAAGGGATTGGGAAAGGTCTTCCACAGCAGTGCAACGACCCCCAAACAGGATGTGGTTCTGCGATGTAAAACAGCGCGTTGTCCGACTGCTATGGAGTCCTTTGCAGACACAGCTTCTTCAATCACTGACACAGTGAAACGACTGGAGGAAGCCCGGCGTCTTGTCATTGTGTGTGAGGCATGGATGAAGGGCGTCCGCATTGGTACAGCCAAGGCTGGATATGACACTCTGACCAATGAGTGGTGGGTTCATGACGTCTATGTGCGGAAAAGGTATCGTCGAATGGGAGTTGGTCGCCGGCTTGTTCAGCTTGTTCTTGCCCGCCTCCACACGAATTGCCTCAAGCGTGTGTTCATTTCCGTGAACGTCAACAACACTGCCGCATATACTCTCTATCGGTCCTTGGGATTCTCCCGTGATACGGAGTGCCAGCAGTTGGAGTGGTGCTTGAATCTCGAATCAGGCATGACCCCCATCGATAAATCGGTCCGGCGAATCGTCATGAAACTGAATCTGTGA
- a CDS encoding glycosyltransferase family 4 protein has translation MVPQIGGLENHVRYLSSAQWRHGHDVVIVMPRVRGLTRHQGLETHEVTPFEVNPMASMQTPRRLLELAKIALFLILAMRLIVRLHKKTRFDVVHIHGGFPLAVFAVLLRISLGSTTVVTLHSSPRPSRWFRRLPRRLNPLAKVDAVIGTSEAIASEVLEMGVDPDRVCAISSGVDLESVREWEQKRRDSSREVIFVGRLRGVKGVHFLIEAMRIVVDAIPDAHLTVVGDGPDLPELKLLVKRLGLDAAVTFTGSLSHSGVFRELAKASVFVLPSTFTKREVGEGRPTALMEALCMGIPVVATRVGGIPELVRNGVNGFLVQPNQTRELAHCIVRVLSDYNLRKQLGQNGRVLGETVSWERTAERVEEVYRKHLTRSAQKTRKTCATSRMEEYFR, from the coding sequence ATGGTCCCCCAGATAGGAGGGCTTGAAAACCATGTTCGTTACTTGTCTTCTGCCCAATGGAGGCACGGACATGACGTAGTGATTGTCATGCCCAGGGTCAGAGGGCTGACCAGACACCAGGGACTCGAGACTCATGAGGTGACTCCGTTTGAGGTGAACCCAATGGCTAGCATGCAGACACCCCGCAGGCTTCTGGAGCTGGCGAAGATTGCCCTATTCCTCATACTAGCAATGCGCCTAATCGTCAGACTCCACAAGAAGACAAGATTCGATGTGGTTCACATCCACGGAGGGTTTCCGCTCGCGGTCTTTGCGGTTCTTCTCAGAATCAGTCTCGGCTCTACGACTGTTGTCACACTTCACTCAAGCCCTCGCCCAAGTAGGTGGTTTCGGAGACTTCCTCGTCGTTTGAACCCTCTTGCCAAGGTGGATGCAGTAATAGGCACAAGCGAAGCGATAGCTTCAGAAGTCCTAGAGATGGGAGTGGACCCTGATAGAGTGTGTGCCATTTCCAGCGGAGTGGATTTGGAGTCCGTTCGTGAGTGGGAACAGAAACGTAGAGACAGCTCAAGAGAGGTCATCTTTGTTGGGCGGCTTCGCGGAGTGAAGGGAGTACACTTCCTCATTGAGGCCATGAGGATAGTGGTAGATGCGATTCCTGACGCACACCTCACGGTTGTAGGAGACGGCCCGGACCTGCCGGAGCTAAAGCTACTTGTCAAGCGACTTGGGCTGGATGCAGCTGTCACATTCACGGGAAGCCTATCGCATAGCGGAGTGTTCCGTGAGCTTGCAAAGGCATCTGTGTTCGTATTGCCTTCGACATTCACGAAGAGGGAGGTTGGAGAAGGACGACCAACAGCATTGATGGAGGCGCTATGCATGGGCATTCCAGTGGTTGCCACGAGAGTCGGAGGCATTCCGGAGCTTGTCCGTAATGGAGTAAACGGATTCCTTGTTCAGCCAAATCAGACCAGGGAATTGGCACATTGCATTGTGAGAGTCCTTAGTGATTACAACCTGAGAAAGCAGCTTGGCCAGAACGGACGGGTACTAGGCGAAACTGTGAGCTGGGAAAGAACTGCTGAGAGAGTGGAAGAGGTCTACCGCAAGCATCTGACAAGGAGTGCTCAGAAGACGAGGAAGACCTGCGCCACTAGTCGGATGGAGGAGTACTTCCGATGA
- a CDS encoding glycosyltransferase family 4 protein encodes MRIGLIVERLVDSDASTYRHIVDLANELARRGVRVFLIAPLICFCLSAVHKNVTLVKLPHSRFRMARPLTMVVGIVRAVRQYSISVLYGHIVGKVLLATVVAGFLTSRRTVLWHCGLDTHEREELKAGPTMISSFRSLAAYVIRWLLFIVPLRHTTVLITGTEEMKYTYARLVRVPIDRICVVHGYVDTSLFVPMSGDERRRKMGYTKDAFVFIYVGRLTEQKGVSILLRAFASAWNKNPRIRLLMVGGHPHSPAAETRRISEYRRMADTLGLTDVIRFVGSVPNQHLPECLSVSDALVLPSPVEGFPRVVVEAFSCGKPVIASDTPGNREVFGPELEHLLFRPKDEDQLACLMVKLSEYPEAGDLARLVRQRALEMFNLETAGTTYLSVFQRAIAA; translated from the coding sequence GTGCGTATAGGTCTGATTGTTGAACGGCTTGTCGACAGCGATGCCAGTACGTATAGGCATATTGTCGACCTTGCCAATGAACTTGCGCGAAGGGGCGTGAGGGTCTTCTTGATTGCCCCTTTGATATGTTTCTGTCTGTCCGCGGTCCACAAGAATGTCACCTTGGTAAAGCTGCCTCATTCTCGCTTCCGCATGGCAAGACCATTGACAATGGTGGTCGGAATCGTGAGAGCGGTCAGGCAGTACTCGATTAGTGTCCTATATGGTCACATCGTCGGTAAAGTGCTGCTCGCCACGGTCGTCGCGGGGTTTCTGACTTCGAGGAGAACTGTGTTGTGGCATTGTGGTCTGGACACACACGAAAGAGAGGAGTTGAAAGCGGGCCCCACCATGATAAGCTCATTCAGGAGCCTTGCAGCATACGTAATCAGATGGCTGCTCTTCATCGTCCCACTTAGGCATACCACAGTTCTCATCACGGGGACAGAGGAGATGAAGTACACCTACGCTAGATTAGTGCGAGTCCCCATTGATAGGATATGTGTGGTGCATGGTTATGTAGACACGAGTCTCTTCGTACCCATGAGTGGTGACGAGAGGCGAAGGAAGATGGGGTACACAAAGGACGCTTTCGTGTTCATCTATGTGGGTAGACTCACCGAGCAGAAGGGTGTTTCAATCCTGCTTCGAGCGTTCGCCAGCGCATGGAACAAGAACCCCAGGATTCGCCTCCTTATGGTAGGGGGTCACCCACACAGTCCAGCTGCCGAAACAAGACGCATTTCGGAGTACCGCAGGATGGCCGACACTCTCGGTCTGACGGATGTAATCAGATTCGTGGGCTCAGTGCCAAACCAGCATCTTCCAGAGTGCCTTTCAGTATCCGATGCACTTGTACTACCATCGCCAGTTGAGGGATTCCCCCGGGTTGTCGTTGAAGCATTCTCATGCGGAAAGCCAGTGATTGCTTCTGATACTCCGGGAAATCGAGAGGTGTTTGGTCCAGAGCTTGAACATCTGCTCTTCCGTCCAAAAGATGAAGATCAGCTTGCATGCTTGATGGTGAAACTAAGTGAGTACCCAGAAGCAGGGGACCTGGCTCGACTTGTACGCCAGAGAGCTCTTGAGATGTTCAATCTCGAAACCGCAGGAACAACATATCTGAGCGTCTTTCAAAGGGCGATTGCGGCATAG
- a CDS encoding peptidoglycan bridge formation glycyltransferase FemA/FemB family protein has protein sequence MLARMGRQGEIASNYDWIQSRAQVSNSCPLRLIVEHEGRTAALVFGRLIWAGHTPLWCRRVFVLGGLEGSPLIVPKSQQDTKRSADILAAAVTRIPGMCPESKSMVQIDGWAVHIHSADKHLTETLLKLGFVPKARVTPVLALNRTKEELWAGLDKKTRNAVRQAEKRGVEVHHSQSAESFEQYLSLKGRYYGELRERDVQSYRLALRAGLLHIVTARADGRLLGAAAFIITDAEVGYLGSAMDRSSQWYRPMDAIMWAAIMYGHENGQLRLNMFGADFQEPRLRRITQFKMGFGCRLQPFTTFIGLSTRVMGRSVLPQRAGSASIRIIERSPLVKRLSPI, from the coding sequence TTGCTCGCGAGAATGGGCCGTCAGGGTGAGATTGCCTCGAACTATGATTGGATTCAGAGTCGCGCACAAGTCAGCAATTCATGCCCACTCAGACTGATAGTAGAGCATGAGGGCAGAACGGCTGCATTGGTCTTCGGCAGACTGATATGGGCAGGCCACACACCCCTCTGGTGTCGACGAGTGTTCGTCTTGGGCGGGCTTGAGGGAAGTCCACTCATTGTTCCGAAGTCGCAACAGGACACAAAACGTTCTGCCGACATCTTAGCAGCAGCAGTGACTAGAATCCCTGGAATGTGCCCCGAGTCCAAGAGCATGGTTCAGATTGATGGGTGGGCTGTGCACATCCATTCGGCAGATAAACATCTGACTGAAACCTTGTTGAAACTGGGCTTTGTTCCAAAGGCAAGAGTTACACCTGTGCTGGCGCTGAATCGTACCAAAGAAGAACTATGGGCGGGACTCGACAAGAAGACTAGGAATGCTGTGAGACAAGCTGAAAAGAGAGGGGTAGAGGTCCACCATTCTCAGTCGGCAGAAAGCTTCGAGCAGTATCTGTCACTAAAGGGACGCTACTATGGAGAACTGAGAGAGCGAGATGTTCAGTCCTATAGACTTGCACTCCGCGCAGGCCTCTTACACATTGTGACTGCAAGAGCCGATGGAAGACTCCTTGGAGCAGCCGCTTTCATCATAACTGACGCGGAGGTGGGGTACCTGGGAAGCGCCATGGACAGAAGCAGTCAGTGGTATAGACCGATGGATGCCATAATGTGGGCGGCAATCATGTACGGACATGAGAACGGTCAGCTCAGATTGAACATGTTCGGGGCAGATTTCCAAGAGCCGAGATTGCGCAGAATAACCCAGTTCAAGATGGGTTTTGGCTGCAGACTTCAGCCATTCACAACGTTCATTGGACTTAGTACGAGGGTCATGGGACGAAGCGTTCTTCCACAGAGAGCAGGTTCAGCATCCATAAGAATCATTGAGAGGAGTCCATTAGTGAAAAGGCTAAGTCCAATCTAG
- a CDS encoding glycosyltransferase family 4 protein translates to MKTLVLGFHVFPPRLQSDELNGRTWAALSYYLSEIVLLTQSSDARFHRDRVGKVVLYESPRTTWRVLDIVVFMVTGVLLGLVCIVRGIKAVVCSELVISGLVGFIVSRVGRIPLIAEVQGEILTASTRSYPLEGVIRAISRWVCLRADRVRVVSRRILDSAVAAGIPRRKLFLIPSKVDTSVFKPISKKVGEVGRGPQLQFIAIGSLVPVKGFDVLIRAFKLVFSQIPNARLEIVGSGIELRNLERLRDSLGLSESVSFRGRVSHLQIPALLDNSDIFVLSSHSEGLPRVVLEAMASGTPVVATAVGGVPEVVRHEVTGLLVPHCTPDDLATAMIRAAKDKSLCRAMSDNAIRLIKKQYDWDLIIRRQASLILGTARSE, encoded by the coding sequence TTGAAAACCCTTGTGCTTGGATTCCATGTCTTCCCGCCTCGACTACAGAGTGATGAACTCAATGGGAGAACATGGGCGGCACTCTCGTACTACCTGTCCGAGATTGTGCTTCTGACCCAGTCTTCTGATGCTCGGTTCCACCGAGACCGTGTAGGCAAGGTGGTCCTATACGAGTCACCCAGAACCACATGGAGAGTACTCGACATTGTCGTTTTCATGGTCACCGGCGTCTTGCTGGGCCTTGTCTGCATAGTGAGAGGAATCAAGGCCGTAGTGTGCAGCGAGCTTGTCATTTCTGGCCTGGTCGGCTTCATCGTAAGCCGAGTTGGTCGAATCCCCTTGATTGCTGAAGTCCAAGGCGAGATACTCACAGCCTCGACCCGGTCGTATCCCCTTGAGGGCGTGATACGTGCCATCTCGCGATGGGTCTGTTTGCGAGCAGACCGCGTCCGGGTCGTGAGTCGAAGAATCTTGGACTCCGCAGTTGCAGCAGGGATTCCGCGCCGCAAGCTGTTTCTGATTCCCAGCAAGGTCGACACCAGCGTCTTCAAACCCATTAGCAAGAAGGTCGGAGAAGTCGGCCGCGGTCCTCAGCTGCAGTTCATTGCAATCGGCAGCTTGGTTCCGGTCAAGGGGTTTGACGTCCTCATTCGTGCCTTCAAACTGGTGTTCAGTCAGATTCCCAACGCTAGACTCGAGATAGTCGGTTCGGGAATAGAATTGCGGAATCTCGAGCGGCTCAGAGACAGTCTTGGTCTCTCTGAGTCAGTCTCGTTCAGGGGACGTGTGAGTCACCTGCAGATACCCGCCCTACTTGACAACTCCGATATCTTCGTCTTGTCGTCTCACAGTGAGGGTCTGCCCAGAGTCGTGCTTGAGGCCATGGCGTCAGGTACTCCCGTTGTAGCCACGGCTGTGGGGGGAGTCCCAGAGGTGGTCAGGCACGAGGTCACTGGTCTCTTGGTACCTCACTGCACTCCCGACGATCTAGCAACTGCAATGATACGAGCAGCCAAAGATAAGAGTCTGTGCAGAGCGATGTCGGACAATGCCATCCGACTTATCAAGAAGCAATATGACTGGGACCTCATAATCAGAAGGCAGGCATCATTGATTCTGGGGACTGCTCGTTCTGAATAA
- a CDS encoding glycosyltransferase family 2 protein: MIVIPAFNEESTVKEVVSSVPRKIPGSSSVHVLLVDDGSSDNTAREALEGGADKIIRHSRNMGVAAAIKHGIQCALQMGADVICMIDSDGQFLPSEIPLVVAPIVDGTADIVIGSRFSSSRVPRGISYIRHLGNKIIARIMRALTMRSLSDAETGFRAISRPAALGLRLIGYFTFTHDMLLDVAARGLRMKEVPVRVTYLPHRQSRAVKNTFYYSLSFLSIVLLKSIQLFFRSLTGELSHARRRG, translated from the coding sequence GTGATAGTCATCCCTGCATTCAACGAGGAGTCAACCGTAAAGGAGGTTGTGAGCTCAGTCCCTCGGAAGATACCGGGAAGCAGTAGTGTTCATGTTCTGTTGGTGGATGATGGTTCATCCGATAACACAGCAAGAGAGGCACTGGAAGGCGGAGCTGACAAGATAATCCGGCACAGCAGGAATATGGGTGTTGCGGCAGCAATCAAACACGGGATTCAATGTGCTCTACAGATGGGCGCTGACGTAATCTGTATGATTGACTCCGATGGCCAATTCCTCCCATCAGAAATACCCTTGGTGGTGGCCCCCATCGTTGATGGAACCGCTGATATTGTGATAGGAAGTCGCTTCAGTTCATCGCGTGTGCCTCGGGGAATCTCCTACATCCGGCACTTGGGCAACAAGATCATAGCCAGAATAATGAGAGCACTCACAATGCGGTCTTTGTCAGATGCAGAAACCGGCTTCAGAGCGATTTCTAGACCAGCAGCGCTTGGCCTCAGGCTCATAGGGTATTTCACTTTTACACACGATATGCTCCTTGATGTTGCAGCAAGGGGTCTCAGGATGAAAGAGGTGCCCGTACGCGTGACGTACCTTCCGCATCGACAGTCGAGAGCCGTGAAGAATACGTTCTACTACTCGCTGAGTTTTCTGTCGATAGTACTACTGAAGTCGATACAGCTCTTCTTCCGGTCACTGACTGGTGAATTATCACATGCCAGAAGGCGTGGGTGA
- a CDS encoding SDR family oxidoreductase yields MELEYTTALVTGGAGFIGSHLVDRLLDIGLAVRVLDDMSNGHETNIERSRQRAGFELVVGDVRSQETVESATRNIDVVFHEAAKVSVMHSARDPRLYFDVNVMGTLNLLEACRRNDVRKFVQASSSSVYGNTPVLPKSEVMPTSPMSPYAVTKLTQETLALSFCHTYGLNTTALRYFNVYGPRQRGGSYAGVISIFISRALAGDPLPIEGDGMQSRDFTYVSDAVQANILAAASAISKGRVYNVGGGGRITIEKLADAVISHTQSKSTKVFGPRRLGDVQDSLADLKRIEAELGYKPAVDIMKGLAATIAWQREASAVKTQVSIESQPRGA; encoded by the coding sequence ATGGAACTGGAGTATACGACTGCGCTAGTGACCGGGGGTGCCGGGTTTATCGGGTCGCACCTGGTGGATAGACTGCTGGACATTGGTTTGGCTGTGAGAGTTCTCGACGACATGAGCAACGGTCACGAAACCAACATTGAGCGTTCCCGTCAGAGAGCAGGATTCGAGCTTGTTGTTGGCGATGTGAGAAGCCAAGAGACGGTTGAAAGCGCGACGAGAAACATAGATGTGGTGTTTCATGAGGCAGCGAAGGTCAGTGTCATGCACTCTGCAAGAGACCCCCGTCTGTATTTCGACGTGAATGTCATGGGGACCCTGAACTTACTTGAGGCCTGCAGAAGGAACGACGTACGAAAGTTCGTTCAAGCATCATCATCGTCTGTGTATGGCAACACGCCTGTCCTGCCCAAGTCGGAAGTCATGCCCACTTCGCCCATGTCTCCCTATGCAGTAACGAAGCTTACACAAGAAACACTGGCTCTCTCATTCTGTCACACATATGGCCTAAACACAACTGCATTGAGATACTTCAATGTCTATGGGCCGCGACAGCGAGGCGGGAGTTATGCGGGGGTCATTTCAATATTCATATCTCGTGCTCTAGCGGGAGATCCCCTACCAATAGAGGGTGATGGCATGCAGAGCAGAGACTTCACCTATGTATCTGATGCTGTTCAAGCGAACATACTGGCAGCGGCCAGTGCCATTTCCAAGGGGCGTGTGTACAATGTGGGGGGAGGAGGTCGAATAACCATCGAGAAGCTCGCAGATGCCGTCATCAGTCATACCCAGTCCAAGTCCACGAAGGTCTTCGGGCCGCGTCGTCTAGGTGACGTGCAAGACAGCTTGGCGGACTTGAAGCGGATTGAAGCAGAGCTGGGCTACAAGCCTGCTGTGGACATCATGAAGGGACTGGCCGCCACAATCGCTTGGCAGAGAGAGGCCTCTGCGGTGAAGACACAAGTATCAATCGAATCGCAACCGAGAGGCGCATAG